One window from the genome of Caldibacillus debilis DSM 16016 encodes:
- a CDS encoding EcsC family protein → MPVSAEDGRVLAGPERESAVFEDGLKRKYDLWLEEIFSLLPEDVQRKFWESLDDWLLYLEILIQQTGFQKKKVRQITEKAKIFAEDIENIEDLQKLPLHQLNVLANQEISELKLFSLLQGAVQCSGNRLLLGLDLPAMTVLNVRAVQTVAAAYGFDVRKPFETVAALKVFHCATVPKRFQKQYWEELKAFAEKQEEIDVRKPITGLPWMNHLLVQLFKGFVVHMLRKKRYNGWPLLSMAIGGWANFRVTKDVTDLAKRFYQYRLSRGNE, encoded by the coding sequence ATGCCGGTTTCAGCGGAGGATGGACGGGTCTTGGCCGGTCCGGAAAGGGAGTCGGCCGTTTTTGAGGACGGATTGAAACGGAAGTACGACCTTTGGCTGGAAGAAATCTTTTCGTTACTGCCGGAAGATGTGCAAAGGAAATTTTGGGAATCGCTGGATGATTGGCTCTTGTACCTTGAGATCCTCATTCAGCAGACCGGTTTCCAAAAGAAAAAGGTCCGGCAGATAACGGAGAAGGCGAAAATCTTCGCCGAAGACATCGAGAACATTGAAGATCTGCAAAAGCTTCCCCTCCATCAGCTGAATGTTTTGGCGAACCAAGAGATTTCTGAATTGAAGCTTTTTTCCCTGCTGCAAGGGGCCGTTCAATGTTCGGGGAACCGGTTGCTGCTCGGGCTCGATCTTCCGGCGATGACGGTGCTGAATGTAAGGGCGGTTCAAACCGTCGCCGCCGCCTACGGATTCGATGTGCGAAAACCCTTTGAGACGGTCGCCGCCCTGAAGGTATTTCATTGCGCCACCGTGCCGAAACGTTTTCAAAAACAATATTGGGAAGAACTGAAGGCCTTTGCGGAAAAACAGGAGGAGATCGACGTCCGGAAACCGATCACCGGCCTCCCCTGGATGAATCATTTGCTCGTCCAGCTTTTCAAAGGATTTGTGGTCCATATGCTGCGGAAGAAAAGATACAACGGCTGGCCGCTGCTTTCTATGGCCATTGGCGGGTGGGCCAACTTTCGCGTTACGAAAGACGTGACCGATTTGGCGAAAAGATTTTATCAGTACCGTCTGAGCCGGGGAAATGAATAG
- a CDS encoding acetate kinase, with the protein MPKVLAINAGSSSLKFQLFSMPEETVIAKGIVERIGFKDAIFSINFGGEKAKNVLSIPDHKMAVELLLEKLRSLGIIGSYNEIEGIGHRVVHGGETFSDSVLITDEVIRQIEDLADLAPLHNRANVTGIKAFKEILPDVPAVAVFDTAFHQTMPESSFLYSLPYEYYKNYRIRKYGFHGTSHKYVSLRAAELLGRPIEQLRLISCHLGNGSSICAIQGGKSIDTSMGFTPLEGIPMGTRSGNVDPAIIPYIMEKTGQTAEEVIEVLNKKSGLLALSGFSSDLRDIEEEAEKGNPRAELALEVFANSIHKYIGSYAARMNGVDAIIFTAGIGENSSVVRSRVLRGLEFMGVYWDPELNKTRGKEAFINYPFSPVKVLVIPTNEELMIARDVIRLTK; encoded by the coding sequence ATGCCAAAGGTTTTAGCGATCAATGCCGGCAGTTCCTCATTGAAATTCCAGCTGTTTTCGATGCCGGAAGAAACGGTCATTGCCAAGGGGATCGTGGAACGGATCGGATTCAAAGACGCCATTTTTTCGATTAATTTTGGCGGCGAAAAAGCAAAAAACGTGCTTTCCATACCGGATCATAAAATGGCCGTCGAACTGCTGCTGGAGAAATTGCGCAGCCTGGGAATCATCGGTTCCTACAACGAAATTGAAGGAATCGGGCACCGGGTGGTCCACGGCGGGGAAACGTTCAGCGATTCGGTCCTGATCACCGACGAGGTGATACGGCAGATCGAGGATTTGGCGGACTTGGCCCCCCTTCACAATAGGGCCAATGTGACCGGCATCAAGGCCTTTAAGGAGATCCTGCCGGATGTCCCCGCAGTCGCCGTATTTGATACGGCCTTCCATCAAACGATGCCGGAAAGTTCGTTTTTATACAGCTTGCCCTATGAATATTACAAAAATTACCGGATCCGCAAATACGGTTTCCACGGGACTTCCCACAAATATGTTTCCCTGCGGGCGGCCGAATTGCTGGGCAGGCCGATCGAGCAGCTGCGCTTGATCTCCTGCCATTTGGGGAACGGCTCAAGCATCTGCGCCATCCAAGGGGGCAAATCGATCGACACTTCCATGGGATTTACCCCCTTGGAAGGGATCCCGATGGGAACGCGGTCGGGGAACGTCGACCCGGCGATCATTCCTTATATCATGGAAAAAACCGGACAAACGGCCGAAGAAGTGATCGAAGTGTTGAACAAAAAGAGCGGACTGCTGGCCCTTTCCGGTTTTTCCAGCGATTTAAGGGATATCGAGGAGGAAGCGGAAAAGGGGAATCCCCGTGCGGAATTGGCCCTCGAAGTGTTTGCCAACAGCATCCATAAATACATCGGTTCCTATGCGGCGCGGATGAACGGAGTGGATGCGATCATTTTTACGGCGGGAATCGGGGAAAACAGTTCCGTCGTCCGGTCGAGGGTATTGAGAGGCCTGGAATTCATGGGCGTCTATTGGGATCCGGAATTGAATAAGACGCGGGGAAAAGAGGCTTTCATCAATTATCCCTTCTCTCCCGTCAAAGTATTGGTCATCCCGACGAATGAAGAATTGATGATCGCCCGTGACGTGATCCGGCTTACGAAATAA
- a CDS encoding class I SAM-dependent methyltransferase → MQLTAVEKLFHILDQSTLILENELNCTYLEALVETGENLFQNRVLQQGIDEFTAKKLEKFYSDADLSAMEKEDIRKAFQLACLKGMKRHVQPNHQMTPDSIGILLAYFIRKFVPDRAFSMLDPAAGTGNLLTTILNQLPDAEIRATGIELDDLLVKLAYTGCNLQGHPVEFFNQDGLANLLVDPVDVVVCEPPVGYYTNGRQAEKFVLKAEEGHSFIHHLFIEQGCRYAKEGGYLFYVVPHHLFESKEAQKLNAFIKEHMHMQGFLHLPDSLFMNKSLAKSVLILQKKKEGIRPPKEIFLMKLPSLSNKRALAQIFAKFDQWMKENK, encoded by the coding sequence TTGCAGTTAACGGCTGTGGAAAAACTGTTCCATATTTTGGACCAATCCACCCTTATTTTGGAAAACGAGCTCAATTGCACCTATTTGGAGGCGCTGGTTGAAACGGGGGAAAACCTGTTTCAAAACCGGGTGCTGCAGCAGGGGATCGACGAATTCACCGCAAAAAAGCTGGAAAAATTTTATTCCGATGCCGATCTGTCCGCGATGGAGAAAGAGGATATCCGGAAAGCCTTCCAGCTGGCCTGTTTGAAAGGGATGAAGCGGCACGTCCAGCCGAATCACCAGATGACCCCCGACTCCATCGGCATTTTGTTGGCTTACTTTATCCGAAAGTTCGTCCCTGACCGTGCCTTTTCCATGCTCGATCCCGCCGCCGGAACGGGAAATCTGCTGACGACGATCTTAAATCAGCTGCCGGATGCGGAAATCAGGGCCACCGGCATCGAGCTGGACGATTTGCTCGTCAAACTCGCCTATACGGGATGCAATCTGCAAGGGCATCCGGTCGAGTTCTTTAACCAGGACGGCCTGGCGAACCTGTTGGTCGATCCGGTCGACGTGGTGGTGTGCGAGCCGCCGGTGGGGTATTATACCAACGGCCGGCAGGCTGAAAAATTCGTTTTAAAAGCGGAGGAAGGGCATTCCTTCATCCACCATCTGTTCATCGAACAGGGCTGCCGATACGCCAAGGAGGGCGGCTATTTGTTTTACGTCGTCCCCCATCACTTGTTTGAAAGCAAGGAAGCGCAGAAATTGAACGCCTTTATCAAGGAACATATGCATATGCAAGGGTTTTTGCATTTGCCGGACAGCTTGTTTATGAACAAAAGTTTGGCCAAGAGCGTACTGATTTTGCAAAAGAAAAAGGAGGGCATCCGTCCGCCGAAGGAAATCTTCCTGATGAAATTGCCCTCCCTGTCCAACAAGCGGGCGCTGGCGCAAATCTTCGCCAAATTCGATCAATGGATGAAGGAAAACAAATGA
- the tpx gene encoding thiol peroxidase: MASVTFKGTPVTLAGNEVKVGDPAPDFTVLDENLQEVTLGNFRNQVLLISVVPSLDTGVCDAQTRKFNEEVNKLEGVKLLTISVDLPFAQKRWCAKSGLENVITLSDHRDLSFGQAYGVVMKELRLLARSVFVVDSSGKITYKEIVPEVSAHPNYEAALAAAKQAK, encoded by the coding sequence ATGGCTTCTGTAACGTTTAAAGGAACTCCGGTCACATTGGCCGGCAACGAAGTGAAGGTGGGGGATCCGGCACCGGATTTCACCGTATTGGACGAAAATTTGCAGGAAGTGACCCTCGGGAATTTCCGGAACCAGGTGCTCTTGATCAGCGTGGTTCCTTCCTTGGACACCGGGGTATGCGACGCCCAAACCCGGAAATTCAATGAGGAAGTAAACAAATTGGAAGGGGTCAAACTGTTGACGATCAGCGTCGACCTTCCCTTCGCCCAGAAACGCTGGTGCGCGAAAAGCGGTTTGGAAAATGTGATTACCCTGTCCGACCACCGGGATTTGTCCTTCGGCCAGGCTTACGGGGTGGTCATGAAAGAGCTGAGGCTTTTGGCCAGGTCGGTTTTTGTCGTCGATTCATCGGGAAAAATTACATACAAGGAAATCGTGCCTGAAGTTTCCGCCCATCCGAATTACGAAGCGGCCCTTGCCGCCGCAAAGCAAGCGAAATAA
- the ytfJ gene encoding GerW family sporulation protein: MSEHPIQGLMTTAMENIKEMIDVNTIIGEPVQTPDGSIILAVSKVGFGFAAGGSEFYIDKAGAEDSSFGQGMPFGGGSGGGVSITPVAFLIVNQQGVKMLHLDENTHLYEKILDLAPNAVEKIRQMLEKNKQQTNAGNHPGNDGNGFASGPNQFSL; the protein is encoded by the coding sequence ATGTCAGAACATCCGATTCAAGGGTTAATGACGACGGCGATGGAAAACATTAAAGAGATGATCGACGTCAATACGATTATCGGCGAACCGGTCCAGACGCCCGACGGAAGCATCATTTTGGCGGTCTCCAAAGTGGGGTTCGGCTTTGCCGCGGGAGGAAGCGAATTTTATATCGACAAAGCCGGCGCGGAGGATTCGTCTTTCGGACAGGGCATGCCTTTCGGGGGCGGAAGCGGGGGCGGCGTGTCCATCACCCCGGTCGCCTTTTTGATCGTAAACCAACAAGGGGTGAAAATGCTTCATCTCGATGAAAATACCCATTTGTATGAAAAAATCCTCGATTTGGCGCCGAACGCGGTGGAAAAGATCCGGCAGATGCTGGAGAAAAACAAACAGCAGACGAACGCGGGGAACCATCCGGGAAATGACGGAAACGGTTTTGCATCCGGCCCGAACCAGTTCTCCTTGTAA
- a CDS encoding DUF2953 domain-containing protein gives MATLAAIGFLLVILFILSLFIRLNIRVEFSHDGNGGRFTVDLRAFMGIVRYRWEKAPAEGKDKEAKGGGPDARGPERDREKEKGSAPEKMKKAMENFQIKLEEFLRIKTIAQNFFKKVKIFRLEWVTVVGAGDAALTGLFSGVLWGIKGTVLGVLGQNFSLRTRPLIHVSPDFQREIAETRFLCMIQFRLGHAIFAGIKILQVRRKATAKRENRKRSANL, from the coding sequence TTGGCCACCTTGGCGGCAATCGGTTTTTTGTTGGTCATCTTATTCATCCTTTCTTTATTTATCCGGCTGAACATACGGGTTGAATTTTCCCATGACGGGAACGGGGGGCGTTTCACCGTCGATCTCCGGGCATTCATGGGCATCGTCCGCTATCGCTGGGAAAAGGCACCGGCGGAAGGGAAGGACAAGGAAGCGAAGGGCGGCGGACCGGACGCCCGCGGACCGGAGAGGGACAGGGAAAAGGAGAAAGGGTCCGCCCCGGAAAAAATGAAAAAAGCGATGGAGAACTTTCAAATAAAACTGGAGGAGTTCCTGCGGATCAAAACGATCGCGCAAAACTTTTTCAAAAAGGTGAAGATTTTTCGCCTTGAATGGGTGACGGTCGTGGGCGCTGGCGATGCGGCCCTCACCGGCCTTTTTTCCGGGGTCCTTTGGGGGATCAAGGGAACGGTCCTCGGCGTCCTCGGCCAAAATTTTTCCCTTCGGACCCGCCCCCTCATCCACGTTTCCCCCGATTTTCAGCGGGAGATCGCCGAAACCCGTTTTTTATGCATGATTCAGTTCCGGCTGGGGCATGCTATATTCGCAGGAATCAAAATTTTGCAAGTCCGGCGGAAAGCAACGGCCAAAAGAGAAAACAGGAAAAGAAGCGCAAACCTATGA
- a CDS encoding RDD family protein encodes MDFQEELGREGNGWEAPDRPAFAGFWIRFWAYLLDLIVIGSIKRIAVIPLADYFQWTDGFFSLKTVLGAAVFYLYFVLMTKFFGQTLGKMAFGLKVVPLKGEKLDWLTVLFRELIGRYICSTLWVTYAVAAFTKKKQGIHDLFADTTVIHEEYVKRQTHTRPQNAY; translated from the coding sequence ATGGACTTCCAAGAGGAATTGGGAAGGGAAGGGAACGGTTGGGAAGCCCCGGATCGCCCGGCCTTTGCGGGGTTTTGGATCCGGTTTTGGGCCTATTTGCTCGATTTGATCGTGATCGGCTCCATCAAAAGAATCGCCGTCATTCCTTTAGCCGATTATTTCCAATGGACGGACGGGTTCTTTTCCTTGAAAACGGTTCTCGGGGCGGCCGTCTTTTATCTCTATTTTGTGCTGATGACAAAATTTTTCGGGCAAACCTTGGGAAAGATGGCATTCGGTTTGAAAGTCGTTCCGCTTAAAGGCGAAAAACTCGACTGGCTGACCGTCCTTTTCCGGGAGCTGATCGGCCGCTATATCTGCTCCACCCTTTGGGTCACTTACGCGGTTGCCGCCTTCACGAAAAAGAAGCAGGGCATCCACGATCTGTTTGCCGACACCACGGTCATCCATGAAGAGTATGTGAAGCGGCAAACCCATACCCGGCCGCAGAATGCTTATTGA
- the sppA gene encoding signal peptide peptidase SppA produces MSGKRWAALGIAAALFFVSLMVSFGKADKETEKLWKEYFSEKPFSEKVIEEGDENRKIVVLEVNGVIQDSGGAESLLSGGGYNHQLFLEQLDSVMKDATVKGVILRVNSPGGGVVESAEIHDKLTELIEKKKKPVYVSMGSMAASGGYYISAPATKIFASPETLTGSIGVIMQGYNVEELAKKLGIKPVTIKSGPFKDIMSPTREMTEAERKILQTMVNNSYEQFVRVISEGRGMSTEEVKRLADGRIMDGRQAKEAKLIDDFGYLDDVIDAMKRDYRGLRNAQVVRYGEQLLNIGSLLGLKAKEVLLDEDLETSLLAKLLNANSSPRLMYLYTE; encoded by the coding sequence ATGTCGGGAAAAAGATGGGCCGCTTTGGGGATCGCGGCGGCGCTGTTTTTCGTTTCGTTGATGGTTTCCTTCGGAAAGGCGGATAAGGAAACGGAAAAATTATGGAAGGAATATTTTTCCGAAAAACCCTTTTCGGAAAAGGTCATCGAAGAGGGTGACGAAAACCGGAAAATTGTCGTGCTTGAAGTCAACGGGGTCATCCAAGATTCCGGCGGGGCGGAAAGTTTGCTTTCCGGCGGAGGCTACAATCATCAATTGTTTTTGGAACAGCTCGATTCGGTGATGAAAGATGCCACGGTCAAGGGCGTCATCCTGCGGGTGAATTCCCCCGGGGGAGGGGTGGTGGAAAGTGCGGAAATCCACGACAAGCTCACCGAACTGATCGAAAAAAAGAAAAAACCGGTGTATGTTTCCATGGGATCGATGGCGGCGTCCGGAGGCTATTATATCTCGGCCCCGGCGACCAAAATCTTTGCCAGCCCGGAAACCTTGACCGGTTCCATCGGCGTCATCATGCAAGGGTACAATGTTGAGGAACTGGCCAAAAAATTGGGGATTAAGCCGGTGACAATCAAGAGCGGGCCGTTTAAGGACATCATGAGCCCCACCAGGGAGATGACCGAGGCGGAAAGAAAGATTTTGCAAACGATGGTGAATAATTCCTATGAACAATTTGTCCGCGTCATCAGCGAGGGCCGGGGCATGAGCACCGAGGAAGTGAAAAGGTTGGCCGACGGACGGATCATGGACGGGCGCCAGGCCAAGGAAGCGAAATTGATCGATGATTTCGGATATTTGGACGATGTGATCGACGCGATGAAGAGGGACTACCGCGGTTTGCGCAACGCCCAGGTGGTCCGTTACGGGGAACAATTGCTGAATATCGGTTCCCTCCTCGGCTTAAAGGCGAAGGAAGTGCTGCTGGATGAAGATTTGGAAACGTCCCTGCTGGCGAAGCTCTTGAACGCGAACAGCTCGCCAAGGCTCATGTATTTGTATACGGAATAG
- a CDS encoding NAD kinase, which produces MDPRKNIYFYYQPSPEVSEKVKKLRELSERYGLKPVENSRDANIIVSVGGDGTFLQAVRKSGFRDDCLYAGISVENQVGAYSDFHVDETDEMVEAMTSEKVEVRKYPTIQVTVDDEAAFYCLNECTIRSSIVKTFVMEVYIDDLHFETFRGDGMIIATPTGSTGYNKSINGAVVDPLLHCFQVSELASLNNNLYRTLGSSFILSGDRTLTLKVVHSGNDFPIVSMDNEALSIRNLRKIEVKLSGKIVKVIKLKDNSFWEKVKRTFL; this is translated from the coding sequence ATGGATCCACGAAAGAATATTTACTTCTACTATCAGCCTTCCCCTGAAGTCTCGGAAAAAGTCAAAAAATTAAGGGAATTATCCGAACGTTACGGGCTGAAACCCGTAGAAAACAGCCGGGACGCGAATATCATCGTTAGCGTAGGAGGCGACGGCACCTTTTTGCAGGCCGTCCGGAAATCCGGTTTCCGCGACGATTGCCTGTACGCCGGCATCTCCGTCGAAAACCAGGTCGGCGCTTACAGCGACTTCCATGTCGACGAGACCGATGAAATGGTGGAGGCGATGACGAGCGAAAAGGTGGAGGTGAGGAAATACCCCACCATTCAAGTGACCGTCGATGACGAAGCCGCCTTCTATTGCCTGAATGAATGCACGATCCGTTCGTCCATCGTCAAAACCTTTGTGATGGAAGTATACATAGACGATCTCCATTTTGAAACCTTCCGGGGCGACGGCATGATCATCGCCACGCCGACGGGAAGCACCGGCTACAACAAATCCATCAACGGGGCTGTCGTCGATCCGCTGCTCCACTGTTTCCAAGTGAGCGAACTGGCTTCGTTAAATAACAACTTATACCGGACCCTCGGCTCTTCGTTCATCTTGAGCGGGGACCGGACGCTGACCTTGAAGGTCGTCCACAGCGGGAACGATTTCCCGATCGTCAGCATGGACAACGAGGCCCTCTCCATCCGAAACTTGAGAAAAATCGAAGTTAAGCTGAGCGGAAAAATCGTAAAAGTGATCAAATTGAAGGACAATTCCTTCTGGGAGAAAGTGAAAAGGACGTTTTTGTGA
- a CDS encoding amidohydrolase codes for MGILWTKGNIYTMEKEGEKVEAVFTSEGKILGVGKEEDLLHDFGRDVRQVVDLRGKTMLPGFVDSHIHLIGLGESLLRPDLARCGSKREVLQTIKEYASRLEEGEWLIGEGWNENAWSDSREITKEDLDRVVPDRPVLLKRICRHSAVVNSKVLALAGITGETENPPGGEIGKRNGEPTGVLKDAALDLIAPLVPKPSLPFLKRALKLAVQTCRRYGLTGVHTEDLNYYGSFRDTYRAFQEVLQEEEFLFRAHLLVHHGVIDEWHRAGFRYLRGGGNVEFGAMKIFADGSLGSRTALLSGPYKDDPANRGIGVHSLPELKELVRKARELNTAVAIHAIGDLAAEWAIEAMEENPAPEGMRDRLIHAQVLREDLLERLKKLPVVIDVQPRFLLSDYPWVLDRVDRERSPLLYAWKSLLKAGLAVAGGSDAPIEPVNPMEGIYAAVTRALPDRPDEAYDPGERLSVFEAVSLYTSGSARACLREGTRGKIKPGYDADFTILNKNIFEIPPEEILDVEVCGTVIGGKIVYGAEDGIKAGT; via the coding sequence ATGGGCATATTATGGACGAAGGGAAATATATATACGATGGAAAAAGAAGGGGAAAAGGTCGAGGCGGTTTTTACGTCGGAAGGCAAGATCCTCGGGGTTGGAAAGGAAGAGGATCTGCTTCATGACTTCGGCCGGGACGTTCGGCAAGTGGTGGATTTGCGGGGGAAGACCATGCTCCCCGGTTTCGTGGACAGCCACATCCACTTGATCGGGCTCGGCGAGTCCTTGCTTCGCCCCGATTTGGCCCGATGCGGGAGCAAAAGGGAAGTTTTGCAGACGATAAAGGAGTATGCGTCCCGACTGGAAGAAGGGGAATGGCTGATCGGCGAAGGATGGAATGAAAACGCCTGGTCCGACAGCCGGGAGATCACGAAGGAGGATTTGGACCGGGTCGTGCCGGACCGGCCGGTCCTTTTGAAAAGAATTTGCCGCCATTCGGCCGTTGTCAATTCGAAAGTGTTGGCTCTGGCGGGAATTACCGGGGAGACGGAAAATCCCCCGGGCGGGGAGATCGGCAAAAGGAACGGGGAGCCGACCGGCGTTTTAAAAGACGCGGCGCTGGACCTGATCGCGCCGCTCGTGCCGAAACCTTCCCTCCCTTTTTTGAAAAGGGCGCTGAAATTGGCGGTTCAAACCTGCCGCCGGTACGGGTTGACCGGCGTCCACACGGAAGATTTGAACTATTACGGCAGTTTTCGGGATACATACCGGGCCTTCCAAGAAGTGCTGCAGGAAGAGGAATTTCTTTTCCGCGCCCATCTGCTCGTGCATCACGGCGTCATCGACGAATGGCACCGGGCGGGCTTCCGCTATCTCCGCGGGGGCGGGAATGTGGAGTTCGGCGCCATGAAAATTTTCGCCGACGGCTCCCTCGGTTCCCGGACGGCATTATTGAGCGGACCGTACAAAGATGATCCGGCAAATCGCGGGATCGGGGTCCATTCCTTGCCGGAATTGAAAGAGCTGGTGAGGAAAGCAAGGGAGTTGAACACGGCGGTCGCCATCCACGCCATCGGCGATTTGGCCGCGGAATGGGCCATCGAGGCCATGGAGGAAAATCCGGCGCCGGAAGGGATGCGGGACCGGCTGATCCATGCCCAGGTGCTCCGGGAGGATTTGTTGGAACGGTTGAAAAAATTGCCGGTGGTTATCGACGTTCAGCCCCGTTTTCTGCTCAGCGACTATCCGTGGGTTTTGGACCGGGTCGACAGGGAAAGGTCGCCCCTTCTGTACGCCTGGAAATCGCTGCTGAAAGCCGGGCTGGCCGTGGCCGGCGGGTCGGATGCGCCGATTGAACCGGTGAACCCCATGGAAGGCATTTATGCGGCGGTCACAAGGGCCCTTCCGGACCGGCCGGATGAGGCGTATGATCCCGGGGAAAGGCTGAGCGTGTTCGAGGCGGTTTCGTTGTACACGTCCGGAAGCGCCCGCGCCTGTCTGCGGGAGGGGACGCGAGGAAAAATCAAGCCCGGATATGACGCGGATTTTACCATCTTAAACAAGAATATTTTTGAAATCCCCCCCGAAGAAATATTGGATGTGGAGGTGTGCGGCACGGTCATCGGCGGAAAGATCGTTTACGGGGCGGAAGACGGGATAAAGGCCGGAACCTGA
- a CDS encoding alpha/beta-type small acid-soluble spore protein has translation MARNNNSNQLLVPGVEKALEQMKYEIAQEFGVNLGADTTSRANGSVGGEITKRLVQIAQQQLNGRVSQ, from the coding sequence ATGGCTCGTAACAATAACAGCAACCAATTGCTTGTTCCCGGCGTGGAAAAAGCCCTTGAACAAATGAAATACGAAATCGCCCAAGAATTTGGGGTGAATTTGGGCGCTGACACAACCTCCCGCGCGAACGGTTCTGTCGGCGGCGAAATCACGAAACGGCTCGTTCAAATCGCTCAACAACAATTAAATGGCAGAGTTTCACAATAA
- the thiI gene encoding tRNA uracil 4-sulfurtransferase ThiI: MIYDQILVRYGEMSLKGKNRKIFVDQLRKNVRRALEDFPNIEIQAKRDRMHILLNEENMGEVKERLKKVFGIHSFSPVIKLEKDMERLKESAKRLFLDLDASGKTFKVSAKRADKTFPYTSDQINRTLGTYLLNQIPGLTVDVHHPDFDLQVEVRQEAIYVTCEVIKGAGGLPVGSSGKGMLMLSGGIDSPVAGYLAMKRGLKIEAVHFYSPPFTSERSKQKVIDICKKLAEICGEIPLHIVPFTEIQQTIHQKVPNNYSMTITRRMMLRLTDEIRKKQGGLAIVNGESLGQVASQTLESMFTINEVTDTPVLRPLVAMDKLEIIQIAKEIGTHDISILPYEDCCTIFAPAQPKTKPTREKANEYETLFDYRALMEKALAGIETIVVSSGEEPAEKTAFQELF, encoded by the coding sequence ATGATTTACGATCAAATTTTAGTCCGCTACGGAGAAATGTCCTTAAAAGGGAAAAACCGAAAAATATTTGTGGACCAGCTGCGGAAAAACGTCCGCCGGGCGTTGGAAGATTTCCCTAACATCGAAATCCAAGCGAAAAGGGACCGCATGCATATTTTGTTGAACGAAGAAAATATGGGGGAAGTCAAGGAAAGACTGAAAAAGGTGTTCGGCATCCATTCCTTCAGCCCGGTCATCAAGTTGGAAAAGGACATGGAGCGATTGAAGGAAAGCGCCAAACGGTTGTTCCTCGATCTCGATGCTTCGGGAAAGACCTTCAAGGTTTCCGCCAAACGGGCGGATAAGACCTTCCCCTACACTTCCGACCAAATCAACCGCACGCTGGGCACCTATCTGCTGAACCAGATCCCCGGCTTAACGGTGGATGTGCACCATCCCGATTTTGACTTGCAGGTGGAAGTCCGCCAGGAAGCGATTTACGTCACCTGCGAAGTCATCAAAGGGGCCGGCGGGCTCCCGGTCGGTTCAAGCGGAAAAGGGATGCTCATGCTGTCGGGGGGCATCGACAGCCCCGTCGCCGGCTATCTGGCGATGAAAAGGGGATTAAAAATCGAGGCGGTCCATTTTTACAGCCCGCCCTTCACCAGCGAACGGTCCAAACAAAAGGTGATCGACATCTGCAAAAAACTGGCGGAGATCTGCGGGGAAATCCCGCTGCATATCGTTCCCTTTACGGAGATCCAGCAAACGATCCATCAGAAGGTCCCGAACAATTATTCCATGACGATCACCCGCCGGATGATGCTCCGGTTGACCGACGAGATCCGGAAAAAACAAGGGGGGCTGGCGATCGTGAACGGCGAGAGCCTCGGCCAGGTGGCCAGCCAGACGCTGGAAAGCATGTTCACCATCAATGAGGTGACCGACACCCCCGTGCTCCGGCCGCTCGTCGCCATGGATAAATTGGAAATTATCCAAATTGCCAAGGAAATCGGCACCCACGATATTTCCATCCTGCCCTATGAAGACTGCTGCACAATTTTTGCGCCCGCCCAGCCGAAAACGAAGCCGACGCGGGAAAAGGCGAATGAATATGAAACCTTGTTTGATTACCGGGCATTGATGGAAAAGGCATTGGCAGGGATCGAGACGATCGTCGTCTCTTCCGGCGAAGAACCGGCCGAAAAGACGGCCTTCCAGGAGCTGTTTTAA